A window of the Candidatus Tanganyikabacteria bacterium genome harbors these coding sequences:
- a CDS encoding WYL domain-containing protein produces the protein MTEPSRIPLRLSLDEAVILLIGVRLLGEMVESIEINGVSHERLIPSLVEKIGVVVPEDLSKMTQEIVEDILVSNIEELAGSHERHAQDDEEEFPGPMYAIDTTLPVLVEAIEQAVSVDVTYYSMANEEVRRQRLDPYGIKQVGDLYWLVAYNHEIAEKGVYRIDRIKDLAKTGVHFDRPTGLRIDEFFAGDPDADG, from the coding sequence ATGACGGAGCCGTCGCGGATCCCCCTCCGACTCAGCCTCGACGAGGCGGTCATCCTGCTGATCGGCGTGCGGCTCCTGGGCGAGATGGTCGAGAGCATCGAGATCAACGGCGTCTCGCACGAGCGGCTCATCCCCAGTCTGGTCGAGAAAATCGGCGTGGTCGTGCCCGAGGATCTCTCCAAGATGACCCAGGAAATCGTCGAGGACATCCTGGTTTCCAACATCGAGGAACTCGCCGGCAGCCACGAGCGCCACGCCCAGGACGACGAGGAGGAGTTCCCCGGCCCGATGTACGCCATAGACACCACGCTCCCCGTGCTGGTCGAGGCGATCGAGCAGGCCGTGTCGGTGGACGTGACCTACTACTCGATGGCCAACGAGGAGGTCAGGCGGCAGCGGCTGGATCCGTACGGGATCAAGCAGGTGGGCGATCTCTACTGGCTGGTCGCCTACAACCACGAGATCGCCGAGAAGGGCGTGTACCGCATCGACCGCATCAAGGACCTCGCCAAGACGGGCGTGCACTTCGACCGGCCGACCGGCCTGCGCATCGACGAGTTCTTCGCGGGCGATCCCGACGCAGACGGCTAG